One window of the Sulfitobacter sp. HNIBRBA3233 genome contains the following:
- a CDS encoding MAPEG family protein — protein sequence MTELEALVAYGLLTALTVVWQATGSLGQLGIAYLMGARDEQRPVKGVAARLNRALNNAITAMALFAPAVLLILVTDQSTPASTLAATVFFIARLIYLPAYAFAITGVRTLAWAAGFAATVSLYLLAL from the coding sequence ATGACCGAACTCGAAGCTCTCGTCGCCTACGGCCTTCTTACCGCACTTACTGTCGTCTGGCAGGCAACCGGATCGCTCGGTCAGCTGGGCATCGCGTACCTGATGGGCGCGCGCGATGAACAGCGCCCCGTCAAGGGCGTTGCCGCGCGGCTGAACCGTGCGCTGAACAATGCCATCACCGCAATGGCGCTGTTCGCACCTGCTGTGCTGCTGATCCTTGTCACCGACCAATCCACCCCCGCGTCCACGCTGGCCGCCACGGTGTTCTTCATCGCGCGCCTGATCTATCTGCCCGCTTACGCCTTCGCGATCACCGGCGTGCGCACCCTCGCCTGGGCTGCCGGTTTTGCCGCCACCGTGTCGCTCTATCTGCTTGCCCTGTAA
- a CDS encoding MAPEG family protein: MTAELTALTLAALLQCVQFALYAVPANRELGPGYTMSARDRDPSRSLSDKTARLGRAFDNHFEGLILFAIAVGVVQMSGQNTALTAACAWAYLVARVLYVPAYAFGLRPWRSLIWMVGFFATLIMLLAALF; encoded by the coding sequence ATGACCGCTGAACTGACCGCACTTACGCTCGCGGCGCTGCTGCAATGCGTGCAGTTCGCGCTTTATGCTGTGCCGGCAAATCGCGAGCTTGGCCCGGGCTATACCATGTCGGCGCGCGACCGCGATCCGTCCCGCAGCCTCTCGGACAAAACCGCGCGGCTGGGCCGGGCCTTCGACAACCATTTCGAGGGGCTGATCCTTTTCGCCATCGCCGTCGGTGTGGTGCAGATGTCGGGACAGAATACCGCACTGACCGCCGCTTGCGCCTGGGCGTATCTGGTCGCGCGGGTCCTTTATGTGCCTGCCTATGCCTTCGGCCTGCGCCCCTGGCGCTCGCTGATCTGGATGGTGGGATTCTTCGCTACGCTCATTATGCTGCTCGCAGCACTTTTCTGA
- the odhB gene encoding 2-oxoglutarate dehydrogenase complex dihydrolipoyllysine-residue succinyltransferase yields the protein MSSEVRVPTLGESVTEATVATWFKKPGDTVAVDEMLCELETDKVTVEVPSPVAGKLEDIIAQEGETVGVDALLATVAEGDSGSDAAPKAKEAAREDDAKGQAPRDAVEGEDTAHADEGGSGGSDVDVMVPTLGESVSEATVSTWFKKVGDTVAQDEMLCELETDKVSVEVPAPAAGTLTEILAEEGSTVEASAKLAVISSGDGAKASAPAHEEAPAPAAKKSESSGKDIEDAPSAKKAMAEAGLSRDDVTGTGRDGRIMKEDVAKALEAGKSAPAAAPAQAPRAPVSADDESREERVKMTRLRQTIAKRLKDSQNTAAMLTTYNEVDMTEVMALRNEYKDLFLKKHGVKLGFMSFFTKACCHALREVPEVNAEIDGTDVVYKNFVHMGIAAGTPQGLVVPVIRDADSMSFAEIEKAIADKGARARDGKLSMAEMQGGTFTISNGGVYGSLMSSPILNPPQSGILGMHKIQDRPMAINGEVVIRPMMYLALSYDHRIVDGKGAVTFLVRVKEALEDPRRLLMDL from the coding sequence ATGAGTAGCGAAGTCCGCGTGCCCACACTGGGCGAATCCGTAACCGAAGCCACCGTTGCCACATGGTTCAAGAAGCCCGGCGATACCGTCGCCGTCGACGAAATGCTGTGCGAACTGGAAACCGACAAGGTCACCGTCGAAGTTCCGTCGCCGGTTGCAGGCAAGCTTGAAGACATCATCGCGCAGGAAGGCGAAACCGTCGGCGTCGATGCGCTGCTTGCCACCGTTGCCGAAGGCGACAGCGGCAGCGACGCGGCCCCGAAAGCCAAGGAAGCCGCCCGTGAGGACGACGCCAAGGGCCAAGCCCCCCGCGACGCCGTCGAGGGCGAAGATACGGCGCACGCCGATGAAGGTGGATCCGGCGGCAGCGACGTCGATGTCATGGTTCCGACCCTCGGCGAAAGCGTCTCCGAGGCGACCGTGAGCACATGGTTCAAGAAAGTCGGCGACACCGTTGCGCAGGACGAAATGCTCTGCGAGCTTGAAACCGACAAGGTTTCGGTCGAGGTACCCGCCCCAGCCGCGGGGACGCTGACCGAAATCCTCGCCGAGGAAGGCAGCACCGTCGAGGCATCGGCAAAGCTCGCCGTGATCAGCTCGGGCGACGGTGCCAAGGCATCGGCCCCCGCCCACGAAGAAGCCCCCGCCCCGGCCGCCAAGAAGTCGGAAAGCAGCGGCAAGGATATCGAGGATGCTCCCTCGGCCAAGAAAGCGATGGCCGAAGCGGGACTGAGCCGCGATGACGTCACCGGCACGGGCCGCGACGGCCGCATCATGAAAGAGGACGTGGCCAAGGCACTGGAAGCCGGCAAATCCGCCCCCGCAGCGGCACCTGCCCAAGCGCCCCGCGCGCCGGTTTCGGCCGATGATGAAAGCCGCGAGGAACGGGTAAAGATGACCCGCCTGCGCCAGACCATCGCCAAGCGCCTGAAGGACAGCCAGAACACCGCCGCGATGCTGACCACCTACAACGAGGTCGACATGACCGAGGTCATGGCGCTGCGCAACGAGTACAAGGACCTGTTCCTGAAGAAGCACGGCGTGAAGCTGGGCTTCATGTCCTTCTTCACCAAGGCCTGCTGCCACGCGCTGCGCGAGGTTCCCGAGGTCAACGCCGAGATCGACGGCACCGATGTGGTTTACAAGAACTTCGTCCACATGGGCATCGCTGCGGGCACCCCGCAGGGGCTTGTTGTGCCGGTGATCCGCGACGCGGATTCCATGTCCTTTGCCGAGATCGAAAAAGCGATCGCCGACAAGGGCGCGCGCGCCCGCGACGGCAAGCTCAGCATGGCCGAAATGCAGGGCGGCACCTTCACCATCTCCAACGGCGGTGTCTACGGCTCGCTCATGTCCTCGCCGATCCTGAACCCGCCGCAGTCCGGTATTCTGGGCATGCACAAGATTCAGGACCGCCCGATGGCGATCAACGGAGAGGTCGTGATCCGTCCGATGATGTACCTAGCACTCAGCTACGATCACCGTATCGTGGACGGCAAAGGCGCCGTGACCTTCTTGGTCCGGGTCAAGGAAGCGCTGGAAGATCCACGGCGTCTGTTGATGGATCTGTAA